The proteins below are encoded in one region of Tursiops truncatus isolate mTurTru1 chromosome 12, mTurTru1.mat.Y, whole genome shotgun sequence:
- the CEP43 gene encoding centrosomal protein 43 isoform X1: MAATAAAVVAEEDTELRDLLVQTLENSGVLNRIKAELRAAVFLALEEQEKVENKTPLVNESLKKFLNTKDGRLVASLVAEFLQFFNLDFTLAVFQPETSTFQGLEGRENLARDLGIIEAEGTVGGPLLLEVIRRCQQKEKGPTSGEGALDLSDVHSPPKSPEGKASAHTPPSKIPRYKGQGKKKPSRRKSGAKKASNDASQSDTSISSSEPKSKSSLHLLAHETKIGSLLSNKSLDVKDKAGPCPDEDDMEGDSFFDDPIPKPEKTYGWRSEPSKQVGSLASLSDAPPLKSGLSSLTGAPSLKDSESKRGNTILKDLKLVNDKIGSLGLGTGEEDDYADDFNSTSHRSEKSELSIGEEIEEDLSVEIDDVNTSDQLDDLTQDLTVSQLSDVADYLEDVA; the protein is encoded by the exons ATGGCGGCGACGGCGGCCGCGGTAGTGGCGGAGGAGGACACGGAGCTGCGGGACCTGCTGGTGCAGACGCTGGAGAACAGCGGGGTCCTGAACCGCATCAAG GCTGAACTCCGAGCAGCTGTGTTTTTAGCGCTAGAGGAGCAAGAAAAAGTAGAG aaCAAAACTCCTTTAGTCAATGAGAGcctgaaaaagtttttaaatacgAAAGATG GCCGGCTGGTGGCTAGTCTCGTTGCCgaatttcttcagtttttcaaTCTTGATTTTACCTTGGCTGTTTTTCAACCTGAAACTAGCACA TTTCAAGGTCTCGAAGGTCGAGAGAATTTAGCCCGAGATTTAGGAATTATTGAAGCAGAAGGTACGGTGGGTGGACCCTTATTATTAGAAGTGATCAGACGCtgtcaacagaaagaaaaagggccAACCAGTGGGGAA GGTGCACTAGATCTATCTGATGTACATTCTCCACCAAAGTCACCAGAAGGAAAAGCAAGTGCACACACTCCTCCCAGTAAG ATACCAAGGTATAAAGGACAAGGTAAGAAGAAGCCAAGCAGGCGGAAGTCTGGTGCCAAG AAGGCCAGCAATGATGCTAGTCAGAGTGATACCAGTATCTCATCATCAGAACCAAAGAGCAAAAGTAGTCTTCACTTACTGGCCCATGAAACAAAAATTGGATCCTTGTTAAGCAACAAAAGTCTAGATGTCAAAGACAAAGCTGGTCCTTGTCCAGATGAAGATGATATGGAAGGAGATTCTTTCTTTGATGATCCCATTCCTAAACCAGAAAAAACCTATGGTTG GAGAAGTGAACCTAGTAAGCAAGTAGGAAGCCTTGCATCGCTCTCGGACGCCCCCCCCTTAAAAAGTGGACTCAGCTCCCTTACTGGAGCTCCCTCATTGAAAGACTCTGAAA GTAAAAGGGGAAACACAATTCTGAAAGATCTTAAATTGGTCAATGATAAAATCGGATCACTTGGTTTAG gGACTGGAGAGGAAGATGACTATGCTGATGATTTTAACAG TACCAGCCATCGCTCAGAAAAAAGTGAGCTAAGTATTGGTGAAGAGATCGAGGAAGACCTCTCTGTGGAAATAGATGACGTCAATACCAGTGATCAA CTTGATGACCTGACACAGGACCTGACTGTGTCCCAGCTCAGTGACGTTGCGGATTATCTGGAAGATGTTGCCTAG
- the CEP43 gene encoding centrosomal protein 43 isoform X3, producing MAATAAAVVAEEDTELRDLLVQTLENSGVLNRIKAELRAAVFLALEEQEKVENKTPLVNESLKKFLNTKDGRLVASLVAEFLQFFNLDFTLAVFQPETSTFQGLEGRENLARDLGIIEAEGTVGGPLLLEVIRRCQQKEKGPTSGEGALDLSDVHSPPKSPEGKASAHTPPSKKASNDASQSDTSISSSEPKSKSSLHLLAHETKIGSLLSNKSLDVKDKAGPCPDEDDMEGDSFFDDPIPKPEKTYGWRSEPSKQVGSLASLSDAPPLKSGLSSLTGAPSLKDSESKRGNTILKDLKLVNDKIGSLGLGTGEEDDYADDFNSTSHRSEKSELSIGEEIEEDLSVEIDDVNTSDQLDDLTQDLTVSQLSDVADYLEDVA from the exons ATGGCGGCGACGGCGGCCGCGGTAGTGGCGGAGGAGGACACGGAGCTGCGGGACCTGCTGGTGCAGACGCTGGAGAACAGCGGGGTCCTGAACCGCATCAAG GCTGAACTCCGAGCAGCTGTGTTTTTAGCGCTAGAGGAGCAAGAAAAAGTAGAG aaCAAAACTCCTTTAGTCAATGAGAGcctgaaaaagtttttaaatacgAAAGATG GCCGGCTGGTGGCTAGTCTCGTTGCCgaatttcttcagtttttcaaTCTTGATTTTACCTTGGCTGTTTTTCAACCTGAAACTAGCACA TTTCAAGGTCTCGAAGGTCGAGAGAATTTAGCCCGAGATTTAGGAATTATTGAAGCAGAAGGTACGGTGGGTGGACCCTTATTATTAGAAGTGATCAGACGCtgtcaacagaaagaaaaagggccAACCAGTGGGGAA GGTGCACTAGATCTATCTGATGTACATTCTCCACCAAAGTCACCAGAAGGAAAAGCAAGTGCACACACTCCTCCCAGTAAG AAGGCCAGCAATGATGCTAGTCAGAGTGATACCAGTATCTCATCATCAGAACCAAAGAGCAAAAGTAGTCTTCACTTACTGGCCCATGAAACAAAAATTGGATCCTTGTTAAGCAACAAAAGTCTAGATGTCAAAGACAAAGCTGGTCCTTGTCCAGATGAAGATGATATGGAAGGAGATTCTTTCTTTGATGATCCCATTCCTAAACCAGAAAAAACCTATGGTTG GAGAAGTGAACCTAGTAAGCAAGTAGGAAGCCTTGCATCGCTCTCGGACGCCCCCCCCTTAAAAAGTGGACTCAGCTCCCTTACTGGAGCTCCCTCATTGAAAGACTCTGAAA GTAAAAGGGGAAACACAATTCTGAAAGATCTTAAATTGGTCAATGATAAAATCGGATCACTTGGTTTAG gGACTGGAGAGGAAGATGACTATGCTGATGATTTTAACAG TACCAGCCATCGCTCAGAAAAAAGTGAGCTAAGTATTGGTGAAGAGATCGAGGAAGACCTCTCTGTGGAAATAGATGACGTCAATACCAGTGATCAA CTTGATGACCTGACACAGGACCTGACTGTGTCCCAGCTCAGTGACGTTGCGGATTATCTGGAAGATGTTGCCTAG
- the CEP43 gene encoding centrosomal protein 43 isoform X2: protein MAATAAAVVAEEDTELRDLLVQTLENSGVLNRIKNKTPLVNESLKKFLNTKDGRLVASLVAEFLQFFNLDFTLAVFQPETSTFQGLEGRENLARDLGIIEAEGTVGGPLLLEVIRRCQQKEKGPTSGEGALDLSDVHSPPKSPEGKASAHTPPSKIPRYKGQGKKKPSRRKSGAKKASNDASQSDTSISSSEPKSKSSLHLLAHETKIGSLLSNKSLDVKDKAGPCPDEDDMEGDSFFDDPIPKPEKTYGWRSEPSKQVGSLASLSDAPPLKSGLSSLTGAPSLKDSESKRGNTILKDLKLVNDKIGSLGLGTGEEDDYADDFNSTSHRSEKSELSIGEEIEEDLSVEIDDVNTSDQLDDLTQDLTVSQLSDVADYLEDVA from the exons ATGGCGGCGACGGCGGCCGCGGTAGTGGCGGAGGAGGACACGGAGCTGCGGGACCTGCTGGTGCAGACGCTGGAGAACAGCGGGGTCCTGAACCGCATCAAG aaCAAAACTCCTTTAGTCAATGAGAGcctgaaaaagtttttaaatacgAAAGATG GCCGGCTGGTGGCTAGTCTCGTTGCCgaatttcttcagtttttcaaTCTTGATTTTACCTTGGCTGTTTTTCAACCTGAAACTAGCACA TTTCAAGGTCTCGAAGGTCGAGAGAATTTAGCCCGAGATTTAGGAATTATTGAAGCAGAAGGTACGGTGGGTGGACCCTTATTATTAGAAGTGATCAGACGCtgtcaacagaaagaaaaagggccAACCAGTGGGGAA GGTGCACTAGATCTATCTGATGTACATTCTCCACCAAAGTCACCAGAAGGAAAAGCAAGTGCACACACTCCTCCCAGTAAG ATACCAAGGTATAAAGGACAAGGTAAGAAGAAGCCAAGCAGGCGGAAGTCTGGTGCCAAG AAGGCCAGCAATGATGCTAGTCAGAGTGATACCAGTATCTCATCATCAGAACCAAAGAGCAAAAGTAGTCTTCACTTACTGGCCCATGAAACAAAAATTGGATCCTTGTTAAGCAACAAAAGTCTAGATGTCAAAGACAAAGCTGGTCCTTGTCCAGATGAAGATGATATGGAAGGAGATTCTTTCTTTGATGATCCCATTCCTAAACCAGAAAAAACCTATGGTTG GAGAAGTGAACCTAGTAAGCAAGTAGGAAGCCTTGCATCGCTCTCGGACGCCCCCCCCTTAAAAAGTGGACTCAGCTCCCTTACTGGAGCTCCCTCATTGAAAGACTCTGAAA GTAAAAGGGGAAACACAATTCTGAAAGATCTTAAATTGGTCAATGATAAAATCGGATCACTTGGTTTAG gGACTGGAGAGGAAGATGACTATGCTGATGATTTTAACAG TACCAGCCATCGCTCAGAAAAAAGTGAGCTAAGTATTGGTGAAGAGATCGAGGAAGACCTCTCTGTGGAAATAGATGACGTCAATACCAGTGATCAA CTTGATGACCTGACACAGGACCTGACTGTGTCCCAGCTCAGTGACGTTGCGGATTATCTGGAAGATGTTGCCTAG
- the CEP43 gene encoding centrosomal protein 43 isoform X4 — MQLFSKLSGHPVILFHNKTPLVNESLKKFLNTKDGRLVASLVAEFLQFFNLDFTLAVFQPETSTFQGLEGRENLARDLGIIEAEGTVGGPLLLEVIRRCQQKEKGPTSGEGALDLSDVHSPPKSPEGKASAHTPPSKIPRYKGQGKKKPSRRKSGAKKASNDASQSDTSISSSEPKSKSSLHLLAHETKIGSLLSNKSLDVKDKAGPCPDEDDMEGDSFFDDPIPKPEKTYGWRSEPSKQVGSLASLSDAPPLKSGLSSLTGAPSLKDSESKRGNTILKDLKLVNDKIGSLGLGTGEEDDYADDFNSTSHRSEKSELSIGEEIEEDLSVEIDDVNTSDQLDDLTQDLTVSQLSDVADYLEDVA, encoded by the exons ATGCAGCTTTTCTCCAAGTTATCCGGTCAcccagttattttatttcat aaCAAAACTCCTTTAGTCAATGAGAGcctgaaaaagtttttaaatacgAAAGATG GCCGGCTGGTGGCTAGTCTCGTTGCCgaatttcttcagtttttcaaTCTTGATTTTACCTTGGCTGTTTTTCAACCTGAAACTAGCACA TTTCAAGGTCTCGAAGGTCGAGAGAATTTAGCCCGAGATTTAGGAATTATTGAAGCAGAAGGTACGGTGGGTGGACCCTTATTATTAGAAGTGATCAGACGCtgtcaacagaaagaaaaagggccAACCAGTGGGGAA GGTGCACTAGATCTATCTGATGTACATTCTCCACCAAAGTCACCAGAAGGAAAAGCAAGTGCACACACTCCTCCCAGTAAG ATACCAAGGTATAAAGGACAAGGTAAGAAGAAGCCAAGCAGGCGGAAGTCTGGTGCCAAG AAGGCCAGCAATGATGCTAGTCAGAGTGATACCAGTATCTCATCATCAGAACCAAAGAGCAAAAGTAGTCTTCACTTACTGGCCCATGAAACAAAAATTGGATCCTTGTTAAGCAACAAAAGTCTAGATGTCAAAGACAAAGCTGGTCCTTGTCCAGATGAAGATGATATGGAAGGAGATTCTTTCTTTGATGATCCCATTCCTAAACCAGAAAAAACCTATGGTTG GAGAAGTGAACCTAGTAAGCAAGTAGGAAGCCTTGCATCGCTCTCGGACGCCCCCCCCTTAAAAAGTGGACTCAGCTCCCTTACTGGAGCTCCCTCATTGAAAGACTCTGAAA GTAAAAGGGGAAACACAATTCTGAAAGATCTTAAATTGGTCAATGATAAAATCGGATCACTTGGTTTAG gGACTGGAGAGGAAGATGACTATGCTGATGATTTTAACAG TACCAGCCATCGCTCAGAAAAAAGTGAGCTAAGTATTGGTGAAGAGATCGAGGAAGACCTCTCTGTGGAAATAGATGACGTCAATACCAGTGATCAA CTTGATGACCTGACACAGGACCTGACTGTGTCCCAGCTCAGTGACGTTGCGGATTATCTGGAAGATGTTGCCTAG